The genomic stretch GAAGTACACTGGCACTGACTAGTCACCTCTTGTTTACAAGCCCAAGGTGTTCTGCAGATGCTATGCAGGTATGTTTTTCTTGACAACACTAAAGCTTGACAGACTTACTCTGTGTCTCGCAGGAAGAAGATTTACAGGAGATGGAAGATTCGGCTAAGAAAATGGAAGCTCAGTTTGGTCAGTTCTTTGATCAAGTGATTGTGAATGACAATTTACAAGAAGCATCTGCgcagctgctgtctgcagtCCATCGTGCACAGGACGAGCCCCAGTGGGTCCCTGCAATATGGATATGCTCAGACACTCAGCCCTAATcctgagcagcaggcagcttcaGAAAGATTACAGCTTATGTTTTACTTCAAGAATAATCCTAACGTCAGGATTGCAAGAATTTATCTTTGTATGTGAGAGATTTGGAAGAGGATTAGGAAAGAAGCTACTACAGGAGATATAATCATACTACGTTCTGTGTAGCTCTTCAGCTTTTTATCTTAGTTGCATCCACTTTtgtacaaaaaaggaaacattgtgAGCTCTCAATtacaggaataaagaaaaatctattttgttGCATGTATCTGCATAATTTACTTGTACATAGCTACGgaaaattcctttccttttctttttattatggTCATTCTAGTACCGGGGTACCTGTACATTCTGGAAGCCTTACTGACAAATGGTAAGTCAGTGTGCAGTCCAGAGCATGCTCTTCTAGCATGCTGTCTTTGAGCAAAGAGTGTTATTTATGAAGGTACCGGTTTGCTGCTTAgcctttttatcttttaagGCAGGAGCGGAGTGGTGGTGTCACAACAAAAATTACTCTAGAAACTAGAGTTATCTTCACAATACATGTAGCCCGTCTTTTCTTTCGTTCCATCAACTCAAGTGAGCAAAAACTGACAGAACGTGGATTTACCAGAGAGGGAAGTACAGTCTGAAGCCCCTTTTCGTATTGGTTTGCTCTACGGTAGCGTGCTCCTCGCCATCAAATGGTGCAATGCTAGTGGCAAAAGCAATCTAAACAGTCTAGAAGGAGATTATTCAAATTATTCAAGTATTACATTGCAGCTACCACCCTGCCTGCTTGTTCTAGAGTCAGGCCTAGTATTCCTTGTCTCTCCCGTGCTACCTCTAAACCAGAGCCCCAACATGTCACTGGTGGGGGGTATGTGCGGGTGGAGGGTGACACTGGTGCCAGTTCTGCGCTGCTGGTCCATGACCAGCTCCCCGCTTCTGCTGCCTAGTCCAGCCTTGGTCCACTCTCTGTTCTTGCctagttttcatttatttcctactttttttttttttttttcccccgcctTTCCATTTACCGCGTATAGCTTCATTTTGCAAGCTGTGTCCGTGGCTACAAGCTGAAGCAGGCTGGGAGCCGCCTCTTCCCGCCACTTTTTCCCGCTTGCTTTTCCTCAAGCCGCTGCCGGagccgccggcggggggggggggggggggggggaggggggaggtgGCCGCTCCCCCCCGGGGGCGGAAGCGAGCGCCGGCTcctccccgcgccgcccgggagaccggtggcggcggcggcgggcgcggcaTGGCGGAGCCGCGGGCGGGCCCCGGCGGGGTGAGggcgcggcggtgccggggcgggcgggggcggctctggcggggggcgggcggcaaGGTGCCGGCGGCCGCGGCAGCTGCGAgcaccggcggcggcgggagcttGGTCGGCCCCGAGCGGCGTTGCTGAAGGGCTGTACCGGGGCTGTCGGCGGCAGCAGGACGCGGGAGCGGGGCGCCCTGGCAGCGCGGCTCCTGCGCCCCCGCtccggcggggaggcggcggcgcccgccctgctgctgcccggggTCGGCGGGGGTACGGGCCGCTGCGCCGCCCCTTCTGCTCATCCTTTGCTGGGGGCGCCAGCAAGGATTTCCTCCgttgttttcatgttttcatcGACGTGTATCCTCTCAGGAAAAGATGTGCGCGAAGCTTTAAATCTGTAAAGACTGGTTAAGTGTTCTTAAACCTTCGAGCTCGTGCGTGACTGCCCCCTCAGTGCCACACCCGAGGTCTGGTGTGGCAGCTTCATTCACCGCGCTCGGGGAGTGAATTCATCCACTTGCGGCTGCTTCGTCCGGGGCCCGCGTACGAGCGAAGGCATTTTCTGCTCTGCATCCCTGAATGGACACCCAGGgggctggggtttggttttttacccCGCGTGAGAGTTGCCGGCGGTGTCCCACCGCCCCGCGGCCTGGCTCACGCGTGcgaccggggggggggggggggggggttcacTGGGGCAGCGGCTGCCTGGTTTGTGGGGGTCCCTTGGCTGCGGGGGCACCCAGCAGCTCTTCTGTCAGAAACGAAATGTCCCTGGCAGCCTGTGCCCGAACTCACCCTTTCTGCGGAGTTTGGAGTGAGGTCCTTCAGGCTCTGAGAAATTGGAAACTAGTAAGAGTAAAGCTCGTATTTGTATGGCAGAGTTGGGGAGCTCGTACAGATGGGACAGATGAGTATTCACTGCCTGCTTGCATGTGATTTCCTTTGTTGCAAGGAATAAATgatacagaaattaatttgcttttcagtagtTTCGTTGAAGGCAACAAAATAGGTACTACAGAACACAGACATGCTACTGCACGGGCAGTGAATGCTgtataaaagctttttttttcagtttttagggttttttagggttttgttttttagagTATCAACTATCCACTATGCTAAATAATTACTGCCACAGGAATGTACGAAAAAGTAAAAGTAATGAGCTCTGACCTTTATCaatacttttttctcccttacGGTGCACCTGTATGGTGTCACCTGTCCTGACCCGTTTTCTGGATGCAGCTCAGGGTGTGCTGTTCTCTACCTGTGTAAATGACATTTGCTGTCAGTCTTCAGTATGGCCAAAATCCAGGTGAGAGATGTGAGGCCTAATCCTGCAAACCCTTCCCTGGTTCCTCAGTTTCTCTCTGTTTGAGGTAAACCAAACTAAGTAAAACTTGCTCACTGGAGCCTGTACCAGCTATATGGAGTTAACAGGTTTTTCGGTGCAGGTAACATTTGCTGCCACAGAACAAAGTGCCGTTGTTTCAAACGGGAGTAGTGCTGGGTCCTAACCCAGGGGCAGCAAGGTTCACGTCCAGCTAATCCTGGCTGCTGGAAGCTTATTTTTAGTTCAGAATTAGCTGAGGTTCAGCATGAGCAGCGCGAGGGAGTGGAGAACGGTTCACAGTGCCTCTTTCAGGGAACAGCTTCAAATGATATGGGAAAGAAACAAGTGGTAAGTTTGTGGATCCTTGAGTCTTACCAGTCTTACAGCCTTTCTTATTTCTGATACCAGCTGAATTTTTGCAGAGTGGGAAATATTTATTCCTGTATACTTTTCCAATGTAATTATATAATACAAAATCTGAAAGTAAACTGCCTTTCTTTGTCTAGATGAGAGAAAGTGCAAGAGCTCAGTTTCAGATTGTTAACGGGAGAtacttatttttagattttagtTGTGTTTGACCTGctggtaaatattttcaaaattatacaaaaattaatgttttatcatattttaaagtacttttcATAAATGagcttatttcctttttattgcttttactTAATATTGTTCTGAATTTACAGTTTCATTAGTAGAAAATACTCAGCTCATGCTATATACTGTGCAACCATACTGAACGGATGAATTATTGCAGCATTTTGATATTTAACTAGGACGACTGGTAAGCTTTCCAAGCAAAGCAGTACCTTatgtgaaaagtaaaaattattgAAGTGAAGTTGAAATGCAAGCTGCGCCTCGCACACAGCTGTTAGGCATGTGTCCCTAATGCAGCGCCCGTCAGAAGTCTGGCAAAAGCACGTTATTCCTGTGTCGTGCCGAGCACTTTGATGTAACTTCTCCATCAGGAGTCTCTCGCTATCTAAGAGGCATATGAAGCAAAACATACCCAGCGTGGTCTGACCATATGTGGAAATAGCTGTTCTCTGTGAAGTGGTTTAACAGGCCCTCAGAAGAGACGTGGTTTCAGACTTACAGAGGTTGACTTTTGTCCCTGTCTTGTCTTTCAGTGCCCACCTCGTGCCCTCCCTCCAGTGCCAAGGTAAGATCAGTTCATTCCATAGAATTGATCATGATTCTGCACTGCAGTGTTCTTAAAAGTAACGAAATTGAGAGAAATAAGTTTAATAAGCATCTGAATAGTTAtaagagctttaaaaatatttgcttttcatgctAATTTATTGTCCCAGAACCCCTTACAAGGAATGCAGAGCATTTTGAAGTTTTACAGAGGCCAAGAAATTTTACATTACCTCAGTTTTAATACTCGGAGAGAGAAACCCTTTAAAAAGTTTCAGACAAACAGttactttggttttattaaCGTCTACTTTAGTTTTATGGATGTCCCtcttttcagtctcttcttcttccctctttgtttttttccagttctttagTCTATTTGAACCACAAATCCTTCTGAATTCAggaatttctgaaattagacCAGATATTCTTGAATAGGGATATAGGTGTGTACCAGTTTGACATAATGTGGGGTGaaatttgggctttttttttcagtgcccTAGTGAGCAGTGTGGGAGGAAGGGCAATTATATAGTTCTTATTACATGGTACTTCAGAATTCCTTCAAAGTACCTAAAAGCAAACGTGACGGTCATGATTGATGACATAATGATAGtgtgtttttaataacatgTGTGCTCAAATGTTTCGTAACTTTTGTTGGTTCGTTACATATCAGGCAGTAAGACAAGTTTTAATTAGCCAGGTGATTAAAGCTTTTAATCTCATCCACAGCTAGCCAATCGAGAAACTGTGCGTAGTCACTAAGAAATTGTTCGGTCTGGATGATTGCTTCGTACCCTTAACCCTGTTGTACACAACTGCTCGTAAAGAGAACTAGGAGTGGGGATAAGGAAATGAAtcacaaaagcagcagtgtgaATTTCAGTGTTGTGAATTGTGATTGATTGAAAACTAACTTTCTTCTCATCTTTGTTCCTTGTACACTGCTCTTCAACACCTTTTCTCCTTAAATGTGAAGTGGACACCAAGGTGAGTTATTCTGGCATTATGGAGAATTATAAACATTGGTAGTTCCTTTTGGTGTCACTCTATCCTCTCTTTAAAGATAGGGCCTTATGCTTTTCCTGAATGCAGGCTGATTATTTAAACTGCATGGATACCTGTGCTGCTGTTGCTAGAACtgtctgttgttttcctttgttctctTTACTGTTTGCTATTTCCGTATCGAATCAGGGTAACGGGAATGTTGTCACTGTGCTCTAAACAAAAAGTTTATTCTTCAGAGCATTATTCagagtatttcagtttttcaccTAACACATGTGCATGTGCGTATTTAGCCCCTGTTGCACTTAAGACAGATTTCCTATCCTGTTTTCCTGCCGTCTCCTGTACTCCTTCTGCTTGTGTGAATTGGTGAATTGTCATCTTACCTGTAACAGGTGGAGGATGTCTTCACTTGGAAAAAGGAATCCCTTTCTTAACTAACAAGTCGAGTGGCTGTTGAAAAAGGGAAATGGAGGTTTCTCCATGCTGTGCACTTATACTTCTGTTTTATGTCCTGCAGATGAAATTCCACTCAGTCGTCCCAAAAAAAGGAAGCCCAAAGGAAAGACTCCGTTAGGTAAGGTCCTGCCAAGACTGGACACTGTGTTTGTAATCCTGGGTGAGACCTGTGCTGTAGCCAAGCTCCTGACAGATACACGGTTTTCAGTCTTGTACTCTATTTTTTAATAGTGTTCTCAGCTCATTTATTAcaactgattttgttttgaaggacTGCAATCTTTTTCCCCACAGTGGTGTCGTTTTAGAGCAAGTCTGTAATGCTAACTGAAGTAACTTGTTCcatcctctgctttttctccctagATCCATTCCTGGTACTGCTAATACAGCATGTCTTGatacttgtcctggtttcggctgggatagagttaattttcttcctagtagcaggcacagtgctgtgttttggatttaggatgagaagaatgttgataacacgctgatgtttttagttgttgctaggtactgcttatgctagtcaaggacttttcagcttcccatgctctgccaggtgcacaacaaactgggagggggcacagccagaatagttgatccaaactggccaaagggctattccataccatatgacgtcatgctcagtacataaactggggggggttggccggggagcagcgatcgctgctcgggaactgtctgggtatcggtcggtgagtggtgagcaattgcattgtgcatcacttgctttgtatattattattattattatcatcattattatattgttattattatcattactattttactttatttcaattattaaactgttcttatctcaccccaggagtttttctcactcctccaattctctcccccatcccatcggggtagggggagtgagtgagcggctgtgtggtgcttagttgttggctggggctaaaccacgacaatactGAACATTATTATGTTGAATGTGTTCAGTGCTTGAATTTTTGAATGAACTAGGATAAAACACATTTAACAAATTGGCTCAATTTCAGTCCTTGGCCAAATAAAGTCACAAGTTAATCATTCCATTACCATCAAAGAGTTAAGAGCCTAAAGTATGACTAACACCAGagctttgtatttttacaaGAAGTGGATCTGCAGAACAAACATGTCACTTTAAGCAAGATTACAAGTCTGATCTATTTTGATAAAGCAGAATGTGTTGATAGAATCTAGTGGATTTCTGTAAACCAGTTGACTTGGGACTGTATGATGCTTTGATAAGTAAGCGTCCTTTGTTTGCTTAAAAGAGTGTATAATTGAGGGCTCACTGAAAGACCTTTAAATGCAACAAGTAGAGCTGTTGCTAGCAGGGTTTCCCAAGGATCAAGTTTTGTTTACTGTTGTTTTCAGTGAGCTGAATGAAGGTGCAAAGTACACCTTGGCTTTGGCCATTACTTTGTTggttaattttgcattttagcaCAGAAAACCTTTCTAAAAGGTGGGAAAACCTGTGCTTGAGCTGAAAACAAGGATAGATTCAGTTGTTAGCATAAAAATTGCAGTACCTGAAAGAGCTATAAAAAGGCAGATGTGATGTAAAATGGAGAAGTAGCTTTGTCTTTCTACTTTCATGCAAATTGATGCTACTGCTGCTAGAATATTTGATGAATTCATCTTAACTTCTCATGGAAATGTAGTTCTTCTGAAGTGTCGTTATTAATCTCTCAGACTGGAGTAAGCATCCTTCAGTGTTGTTTTATTCTGCTCCTCCTTTATTCTTGTGTTTGTTTAGCATTTCAATTTCCTTTTGATATTACACGATTTTGCCTTAGCACGTATCTGTGTGAATCAACTTGTAACAAACCGTTAATTTTTCTTGTCCCTTGCATTATGATCTTCGCatgtagaaaggaaaaatacagaggtATAGTTGTTTCCTGTGGTAGATTCCTTTCAGTCAGTCCTCTGTTGTATGCCCAAATGGGAattgtgctgctgcttggaTACTTAAATTTCCTCCTGGGCATGAACCTGTCAGGGTGAAAGGCGTATTGTTAGTTATCACCTTGTATACTCTTACTTACCACATCTGTTTCCTAGTTCTTAATTTCCTAGCCAATATGTTTTCATCTCAGCTGTAAGCTGGGCAAATACAGACGTTCTGTACAATGTGGCAAATGGCAGCTTTTTCTTGCCTGTTTCTCAGCGGCTCTGAATTAAGGTTGCTGGATCTTTTCATCTGGTTTTCAGATGGCATTGTCCAAGCAGCTGTTCGTCGGCAGTCTGAAAGCAGTGAGCCCCTAACTCCTGAACTTCATGATGTCCCTCCTCAGAGGAAAcgcaagaagaagaaaatacctaCCGGTATGTGAAATGTAGCTTGGAAAGAGCActgaacaaaacacagaaatatgatTGGCCAACTTGTATTTTGgcttaaaacatttcaaatcatGTGCTTTTGTACTTAAAACAGCTGAAAGTAATCTCTGAGTGAATGGTAGCTTAGAGTTTCAGTTTCTGGTTTCAGATTCCATAGAGTACAAACCCTCGTGCAAATAATGGCAATACAGTTTTGGAAGTGATAAAATAGATCCTTTATATCATTCAAAGCTCAGAAGAGCATCACttttttgtcactgtgtttATATAATAACTATTCATATATTTaagtgaatcatagaatgctttgggctggaagggaccttgagaggtcatctagcccaacccccctgcagtgagcagggattgaacccgtgacctgGGCATTATTAATACCACGCTCTAACCTACTGAGCTGaatgtatttccatttttatgaaAGCTGTGAAACTTTCatgtggtttattttaaatcttcagATTCTGAGACGTCTTTTACCCAGCAAAATGTTGCATCCTTATTTCAGAATGGAAGTGGCATGGATATCCCTGAAGCTGAAGAAACAGTGATCcgcaaacagagaaaaagaacaaagtgaGACAAAACTAGTATAGCTCATAATTTGGAATAACTCTGATAGTGAATGTGGCTGAGTAGCATTTTACATTGTCACATTAGAAGCATGTAAGATCTTGAAGCCCACGATACCATTCAGCCTGTGCAATAAATAGTATGTGTGCAGTTCTTTCCAGGGTTAAGATCTAGCTTTCttcacttgtttgttttatgCATACCTGCATGCGTTACAGTTCTGAATACATTGACATGAGCTTAATATTTCAGTCACATGCATGAAAAAATTAGAATGTGTAActgctttctttcattcttactaccttttttttaattttatgagaaACTTCACTGCTTTCTCAtcctttttatttgccttttcttcaaGAACTATGCCTTTAAATCATTTTAGTCACCTTTCTACCAAAAGCATCCACTTTCTTGGCCTTGTATTTAgtttctatgttttttttctaattgttaATCTCTTGATATGTATTTCTTCCCACCTTATTCTTTTGACACAAGAATATGACTTTAAATAGAATGACTttaaatagaaagagaaaacGCAAAATCAACATTAGCCTTATGGTTTTAGTTAACTAACTCCATTAGAACTTTAGTCCTTAAAATTATAAATGGAGGTAATATTATACAGGTCAGTAGCCTCATCGGTTCTTATCAGTCAAGTTAGACATGTTAAATGTTCATAGGAGCCTTCagcttttacattttacttCCTGTTCTTTGTCTGCCCCATTGTATGTTCTGTGCTTGTAGGAAACCTCGGCCAGCTGAAACACACTGTTCCAATGAGCTGGAAGTGGAGGAGGAAGACATCATTGAAGATGAGCACAGAAAGAGCCCAGATCAGCAGCCTGTGTTTGCTGCTCCCACTGGAATTAGCCAGCCTGTTAGCAAAGTGTTTGTTGAAAAAAATCGTAAGTACATCTAGTGATTTAAGTAATGGAAGGACAGTTTTGCAACTAAAGGAAGCATTATTGTATTGAAAATCCAAATACTGCACTATTGggaagaattaaagaaaaataagttttccgGCACAAAAATTGTTTGGAAATGAATATATGTTACAATTTTCCAACCATGAATGTTAGTGTTGCTGTGCTGGCATGCTTGGTTGAATTTTTGAATTCCGTGGTGTGGATGAAAAAGGCTGTTTGGTAGTACCCAACTGAGCTTATTTGACCTAATACTGTCACAGTACCTTGAGAAGAAAGTATCATTTACTATATTGCAAAAAATCTTTCAAGTGAAGTTTTTTGTGAGTTGGTCttttgttggtggtttgttttttggttgttttttttttaaccagggGACACTGAGTAATTACCCCAAGTGCTTTGCACATTCTTAAATCCATAGCCTGACCCACCAGGGTGCATCACACTGACAGAGGCATCCTGATATGAATGCAGGCTGACAAAGGGCAggaagtggggagaaaaaattTTCTGATGGAACTTCTGACACTTACAGCTTTTTAACACTAATAAGTATTTATGTAGAAAAGATGATGGAAGGTAACAGTACTCTCTAAAACTAATTTCCTCATCCTTTCAGGGCGTTTTCAGGCAGCTGACCGTGCAGAATTGattaaaaccactgaaaatatCAATGTACTTATGGATGTGAAAGCTTCGTGGACTACCAGAGATGTCGCCCTCTCAGTCCACCGAAGTTTCAGGTGAAAGATAAACGTTTCAATAAGCAGAATTAATAAGCAGAAACGAATTAAtaagcagaaacatttaaataagcagaaatcagggttgggtttttttcttcctgaaagttAACACCTTTTCTCTATCATTGTGAtgtatctttatttcttttggatATTCCTAATAAATAGTGGTTCGGGATGCAACAGGTATAAAGTTCCTCAGTCCTCTAGCTTTGGGTATTTGTTGTCAAGAATATCTATTTCTAGTCTAGACATCACGTCTGAAatgcaacttaaaaaaagaataactaaGGAAGTCATATTGCAAATATTCAGACAAAATCTGAATAGCAAGACATTGATCTGAtaacaaaaatactgaagacCTACAGAAAAAATGTGTTACAAAATGAGATTCACCCATCAGCTATAATATGACCACAGTGAAAATACCTGAATTCAGATAATTCTCAAAGAAAAATCCTGGTtggtggaaaaaaagggaggagtGAAATTGGACTGGGGCATAAGCTTGCACAcaatagcaaaatatttatttatttttaatatgtggCCACGTTGTGATACAGAATGGGGAGATGACAGACATTTTCTTCCCTGGTGTGTTGTATCTGGAAGCCTGTGCTTCCTTCTCAGCTTTTTCTTAGCAAGGAAGATAATGAAAAGACTGACTCAAGGACAAGCTTAAGAGCGTTGTGTAAGTGTAAGGGGTAGTGGTCTTGGGAAGCAACAGGCAAAATGGGAGAATGCACCAAGTGAAATTATTTGATTCTGGTAGCAGTAATAAAGTGAAGTAGCGATAGGATCAGGCAAAACATCTAATTTTTCTTTGGTGAGTGTTCAGGTACTGATGCAGTCCATcaaaggaggaagcagaagtcCCATTGcttagaatttttaaaactagatcagaaaaagcattcagaaacaATCTGTGGAAGGCTGGGATCCTCTCATGGCAGCAGGGTTGAACAGATGGATTCATAGGCCTTTTCTGTCTGTAGTGCTTCGCTAATTCAAGGTGTTAAACTTGTCCAATGTTCTTTTCTCCATTCAGGGTGATCGGACTGTTTACCCATGGCTTCCTTGCTGGGTATGCTGTATGGAACATCATTGTTATCTACATTTTGGCAGGAAATCAACTTTCCACGGTTTCTAACCTGCTCCAGCAGTATAAGACACTAGCATACCCAGCTCAAAGTTTGTTCTATTTGTTGCTGTCTATCAGTACGGTCTCAGCCTTTGACAggtaaaatatgtatttgaaagGTGTACATAATTTGTGTGCAGTAATTTGtgtcctttctccttcttccagcATGTTTTGATCTGCTGTTGATGATTTAATGTGATATACTTAAGAGAATGATTTTTACACATGGCTGGCTATACAGATCAAGGGTGTACTTGCGCATTCAGACCTTTGTTACTCATTTCTGTCCGTTGCCTGCAGCCTTGCTTCAATGTGCTGGTGCTGTTTGTGTGATCATGAGGTGAACCAGATAGGAGACTTGACCTGTTTTTTTGGGTGGAGAGGGGTGGTGGAGAGTAACCAGTGTTTCTATC from Pelecanus crispus isolate bPelCri1 chromosome 5, bPelCri1.pri, whole genome shotgun sequence encodes the following:
- the TMEM237 gene encoding transmembrane protein 237, with translation MAEPRAGPGGCPPRALPPVPSGHQDEIPLSRPKKRKPKGKTPLDGIVQAAVRRQSESSEPLTPELHDVPPQRKRKKKKIPTDSETSFTQQNVASLFQNGSGMDIPEAEETVIRKQRKRTKKPRPAETHCSNELEVEEEDIIEDEHRKSPDQQPVFAAPTGISQPVSKVFVEKNRRFQAADRAELIKTTENINVLMDVKASWTTRDVALSVHRSFRVIGLFTHGFLAGYAVWNIIVIYILAGNQLSTVSNLLQQYKTLAYPAQSLFYLLLSISTVSAFDRIDLAKASVALRGFLTLDPAAVASFLYFAALILSLSQQMTCDRINLYTPPSENGSIWTAGTEEEIVQPWIVVNLVVSILVGASWIFLSYRPELDHSEEMMFHAEIEEFPQGDIIPRVQP